The genomic stretch GGTTCTCCGAACACCGCAGCTTGCCGAGACCTTGTATGACATCTTCACCCACTTTGGGGTGGATCATGTCTCTTTGGGCGGACCGTCAAGTTGCTGCGGCATTGCTCACGATCGCCGCGGCGACAAGGCCGTCGGAGACCAACTCACCCGCCAGACAGTAAAAAAGTTCGACGCCTTTGCGTCTGAGCAGATGCTGTATTGGTGTCCGTCCTGCGACAACCATTTGCGCCAAAAGGATGGAGGCAGTTTTGAGTCTGAAACAACCAAGCAACGCAAAAGCGTCGTCAATTTCCTGGCTGAGCTTCTGACGCAGGATAAGTTTACAGTCGAAGTCCCGCTGCGGGTGGCCATCCATACGCACGGAGGTTCACCCGAACAGGAATCGGACAGCGCTGCGGTACATCAGCTTCTGTCGCGCATACCGAAGCTGGAGGTCGTACCAATTCCAGATCTGCCTATGATCGGGCGGCACTGCAATGACACCGCAGTTCTGAAGTTCGGCTTGGACCGATACAAAGCCGACATGCATGATTGGATCGCGCGGGCGAAACGCGAAGGGGTGAACAGAATTGTTTCGCTGTATCATTCCTGCCATCGACAGATGAATCAGGTTCAAATGGAAGACGCTCCAGAGGCTAAGATTCGAGTTGAAAACTACCTGACATTGATCGCGCAGGCTTTGGGCCTGCCGCCGCGTGAGGATAATTTCGCACGGTGTGCGAAGATTGGCGACGTAGACAACATTCTCGACAACCTGTCCGACAAGCTTGAGAAAACCGGACTTAATCGTGAACTTGCTCGTCGGGCGCTC from Pirellulales bacterium encodes the following:
- a CDS encoding heterodisulfide reductase-related iron-sulfur binding cluster; translation: MPKDNDESAVKQTPKPLRPYSEVLGNTRVMGSLLASTDQPVWLSAIPKDAPHYKYVVWLGCQVLRTPQLAETLYDIFTHFGVDHVSLGGPSSCCGIAHDRRGDKAVGDQLTRQTVKKFDAFASEQMLYWCPSCDNHLRQKDGGSFESETTKQRKSVVNFLAELLTQDKFTVEVPLRVAIHTHGGSPEQESDSAAVHQLLSRIPKLEVVPIPDLPMIGRHCNDTAVLKFGLDRYKADMHDWIARAKREGVNRIVSLYHSCHRQMNQVQMEDAPEAKIRVENYLTLIAQALGLPPREDNFARCAKIGDVDNILDNLSDKLEKTGLNRELARRAL